The Pangasianodon hypophthalmus isolate fPanHyp1 chromosome 13, fPanHyp1.pri, whole genome shotgun sequence genome includes a window with the following:
- the LOC113528505 gene encoding neuropeptide B, producing the protein MGKFDERALLLLAVCVLAVHTPAEAWYKQAAGPTYYSVGRASGLLAGIRRSAIRRDEADTRDSGEATGNHAVLHTNSRNFALKNMPICVKDVLPELQSCELMQDSMFRCEAAVIITLDSSNCVNA; encoded by the exons ATGGGGAAGTTTGATGAGCGTGCTTTGCTCCTGCTTGCCGTTTGCGTGCTCGCTGTTCACACTCCAGCAGAAGCCTGGTACAAACAAGCAGCCGGACCCACTTACTACTCCGTCGGTAGAGCCTCGGGGCTGCTGGCAGGAATCCGGAGATCAGCCATCAGGAGAGACGAAGCAGACACACGGGACAGCGGAGAAGCCACCGGAAATCACGCAGTCTTACACACCAACTCCCGCAACTTCGCTCTGAAGAACATG CCTATTTGTGTGAAGGACGTTTTGCCGGAGCTGCAAAGTTGTGAGCTGATGCAGGACTCCATGTTCCGGTGCGAGGCGGCAGTCATTATCACCCTGGACTCCAGTAACTGCGTGAACGCATGA
- the stk31 gene encoding serine/threonine kinase 31 isoform X3, producing the protein MFTSTLLHCMLTWAGEARDFMEQSREANSETMELVLVTHVVDAITFWAQNVTEDKACEKMDTVLAEQCPNAQRVKGKPSPHKVYGACYSGDRCWYRCKVQKQIDDTFHVAYIDYGNEEVVGRSDLVELPEDLQSAALAKRYKFWGFHLASEQDSPHYSQGKSFLQNLIYGKKLRINMKSECFDGTILVKAFQGNLDIGEEVLKFKFATVTLPGNRESQSPAKALQKQTGLWSSRRLQGDCDSTGSSGYMPKLRPVFKKPQVLKEQSTNKTVTAATVPEVMAANVPEAERELINESQQPNAEMVIQQLCSQVTEQMPSEAKSELQRAREEVEEKMKELNKLEKEKSDLQNHADHLQQQLKEARLELQKASEVCPGKDECVEVNMESRVCERFSQLAEKVEAVRRNRESNKCTTAEECLSESIPVVVNNRIVMPLTSETLEMAWDDYRQALKQLKECQSKGELEDLVNSRNRARSVLLTAIDDFLLVVGNLPITDRLNTLKDVSSSLMAVFGSVSTDDVQDQFLEQFCEWRTQKHHNFRNVRQATDKALCALSDWAANTSKFFCLTEKTAVTLEAVGAGVDELLKQAESDVCEELNSKFFDQNPEDMKIMSTACRIVMQRIQKEEHLLRGLREMYEDNKKFKEDMVQWQNSSPKADELLHIKKRIKSLRSQLRWKLVEVGCLEEADDLDLPEILRKKEEIAETRNALFQQIRQEKEQYVKLCELVKGNFPELLLLYPEADISSYLLSEGLLMKSLDRDIFDAEPMRELSGRRPLVCTEFQCQKVVLKGYSVDEESEVRMIKQAAQYHKAQNQHPSTAMPLLGLFFGKEIRRGMRGVLLGLRSLHESCITHASLNASNVFVLNREQGIVGDFDFTKTPEQRAVDCGMVAGSISLVAPELRQSEPPSPATDMYAFGGLMLWLHAPDCTGDVDNEHGPGLSGLQLGVKVQTLLSKLLVCSGRLSAAEALCDDYFLSLEN; encoded by the exons ATGTTTACTAGCACTTTACTGCACTGCATGTTAACTTGGGCCGGGGAG GCGCGAGACTTTATGGAACAATCCAGAGAAGCTAACTCTGAAACAA TGGAGCTGGTTCTTGTCACTCATGTCGTCGATGCCATCACATTCTGGGCTCAG AATGTGACTGAGGACAAGGCCTGTGAGAAGATGGATACAGTCCTCGCAGAACAGTGCCCTAATGCACAGAGAGTGAAAGGGAAGCCAAGTCCCCACAAG GTTTATGGTGCCTGCTACTCAGGAGACAGATGCTGGTACAGGTGCAAAGTGCAGAAGCAGATAGATGACACA TTTCACGTTGCTTATATTGATTATGGGAATGAGGAGGTGGTAGGGAGGTCAGATCTAGTTGAACTGCCAGAGGACTTGCAGTCAGCCGCACTTGCCAAAAGATACAAGTTCTGGGGCTTTCACTTGGCAAGTGAACAGGATTCACCACATTACTCCCAG GGGAAGTCCTTTCTTCAGAATCTGATATATGGAAAGAAGTTGCGCATTAACATGAAGTCCGAGTGCTTTGATGGAACGATCCTGGTTAAGGCATTTCAGGGCAATCTGGACATTGGTGAAGAAGTGTTAAAGTTTAAATTCGCAACAGTGACTCTTCCAGGCAACAGAGAGAGTCAGTCTCCCGCTAAAGCTCTCCAGAAGCAGACCGGACTGTGGTCTTCCAGGAGACTTCAGGGAGACTGTGATAGCACAGGCTCTTCAGGATATATGCCCAAGTTACGCCCCGTTTTCAAAAAGCCTCAAGTCTTAAA AGAGCAAAGCACCAACAAAACTGTAACAGCTGCCACTGTGCCAGAAGTAATGGCTGCCAATGTGCCAGAAGCAGAGAGGGAGCTGATAAACGAGAGCCAGCAGCCTAATGCAGAGATGGTCATCCAACAGCTGTGTAGTCAGGTCACTGAGCAAATGCCGAGTGAAGCCAAATCAGAGCTGCAG agGGCAAGAGAAGAGGTggaagagaaaatgaaggagTTAAACAAACTTGAGAAGGAGAAGAGTGACCTCCAGAATCATGCAGATCATCTacagcagcagctgaaggaAGCCAGATTGGAGCTGCAG AAAGCGAGTGAGGTGTGTCCAGGAAAAGACGAGTGCGTGGAAGTCAACATGGAATCAAGAGTATGTGAGAGGTTCTCTCAACTGGCTGAGAAAGTGGAAGCGGTGAGAAGAAACAG GGAAAGTAATAAGTGCACTACTGCAGAGGAATGTCTGTCTGAATCCATACCAGTGGTGGTCAACAACAGAATTGTCATGCCTCTTACATCAGAAACACTCGAGATGGCATGGGACGACTACAGACAGGCCTTAAAGCAGCTTAAAGAGTGTCAAAGT AAGGGGGAGTTGGAGGACCTGGTGAACAGCAGGAATCGGGCTCGCAGTGTTCTCCTAACTGCCATAGATGACTTCCTTCTGGTGGTGGGCAATCTGCCAATTACTGATCGCTTGAACACcctaaag GATGTCAGCTCATCACTGATGGCTGTGTTTGGTTCAGTCTCAACAGATGATGTTCAGGATCAGTTTTTAGAACAATTCTGTGAGTGGAGAACTCAAAAGCATCATAACTTCAGAAATGTGCGTCAGGCGACAGATAAGGCCCTCTGTGCTCTCAGTGACTGGGCAGCCAACACCAGCAAG TTTTTCTGCTTGACAGAGAAGACTGCTGTGACCCTGGAAGCTGTTGGTGCAGGAGTGGATGAGCTTCTGAAGCAGGCGGAGTCTGATGTGTGTGAGGAGCTGAACAGTAAATTCTTT GATCAAAATCCCGAGGACATGAAAATAATGTCTACTGCATGCCGTATAGTGATGCAGCGTATCCAAAAAGAGGAGCATCTACTTCGTGGCCTCAGAGAGATGTATGAAGATAACAAAAAG TTTAAGGAGGACATGGTGCAATGGCAGAACAGCTCACCTAAAGCAGATGAGCTCTTACACATAAAGAAACGCATCAAGAGCCTGCGTTCACAGTTGCGTTGGAAACTGGTAGAGGTGGGCTGCCTGGAAGAG GCTGATGACCTGGATCTGCCTGAGATTCTTAGGAAAAAGGAAGAGATTGCTGAAACAAGGAATGCTCTCTTTCAGCAAATTAGGCAAGAGAAAGAGCAATAT GTAAAACTCTGTGAGCTGGTTAAAGGAAACTTTCCTGAGCTTCTGCTGCTGTATCCTGAGGCAGACATCAGCAGTTACCTG CTCTCTGAGGGGCTGTTAATGAAGAGTTTGGATCGAGACATATTTGATGCTGAGCCAATGAGAGAGCTGAGTGGGCGCAGACCACTAGTGTGTACCGAGTTCCAGTGCCAGAAGGTGGTGCTCAAG GGCTACTCTGTGGATGAAGAGTCAGAAGTGAGGATGATTAAGCAGGCCGCGCAATATCACAAAGCTCAGAATCAGCATCCCTCCACTGCCATGCCTCTGCTGGGCCTGTTCTTCGGCAAG GAGATTAGGAGGGGGATGAGAGGAGTACTTCTTGGGCTACGGAGTCTGCATGAATCCTGCATTACACATGCCTCTCTGAATGCCAGCAACGTGTTTGTTCTCAACCGAGAGCAAGGCATCGTAGGGGATTTTGATTTCACAAAGACACCA GAGCAGAGGGCTGTGGACTGTGGCATGGTGGCTGGCTCTATCAGTCTGGTGGCTCCAGAGCTAAGACAGAGTGAGCCACCCTCTCCAGCCACGGACATGTACGCTTTCGGAGGCCTCATGCTCTGG ctTCATGCTCCTGACTGCACTGGAGATGTGGACAATGAGCATGGCCCAGGGTTGTCTGGATTACAGCTG GGTGTCAAAGTCCAAACTCTCCTCTCAAAGCTGCTGGTCTGTTCTGGAAGACTGTCAGCTGCTGAAGCACTGTGTGATGATTACTTCCTCTCacttgaaaactga
- the stk31 gene encoding serine/threonine kinase 31 isoform X2, which produces MEQSREANSETMELVLVTHVVDAITFWAQNVTEDKACEKMDTVLAEQCPNAQRVKGKPSPHKVYGACYSGDRCWYRCKVQKQIDDTFHVAYIDYGNEEVVGRSDLVELPEDLQSAALAKRYKFWGFHLASEQDSPHYSQGKSFLQNLIYGKKLRINMKSECFDGTILVKAFQGNLDIGEEVLKFKFATVTLPGNRESQSPAKALQKQTGLWSSRRLQGDCDSTGSSGYMPKLRPVFKKPQVLKEQSTNKTVTAATVPEVMAANVPEAERELINESQQPNAEMVIQQLCSQVTEQMPSEAKSELQRAREEVEEKMKELNKLEKEKSDLQNHADHLQQQLKEARLELQKASEVCPGKDECVEVNMESRVCERFSQLAEKVEAVRRNRESNKCTTAEECLSESIPVVVNNRIVMPLTSETLEMAWDDYRQALKQLKECQSKGELEDLVNSRNRARSVLLTAIDDFLLVVGNLPITDRLNTLKDVSSSLMAVFGSVSTDDVQDQFLEQFCEWRTQKHHNFRNVRQATDKALCALSDWAANTSKFFCLTEKTAVTLEAVGAGVDELLKQAESDVCEELNSKFFDQNPEDMKIMSTACRIVMQRIQKEEHLLRGLREMYEDNKKFKEDMVQWQNSSPKADELLHIKKRIKSLRSQLRWKLVEVGCLEEADDLDLPEILRKKEEIAETRNALFQQIRQEKEQYVKLCELVKGNFPELLLLYPEADISSYLLSEGLLMKSLDRDIFDAEPMRELSGRRPLVCTEFQCQKVVLKGYSVDEESEVRMIKQAAQYHKAQNQHPSTAMPLLGLFFGKSDPLAYIMVPYYSNGSLKALQKLSPLTPSEIRRGMRGVLLGLRSLHESCITHASLNASNVFVLNREQGIVGDFDFTKTPEQRAVDCGMVAGSISLVAPELRQSEPPSPATDMYAFGGLMLWLHAPDCTGDVDNEHGPGLSGLQLGVKVQTLLSKLLVCSGRLSAAEALCDDYFLSLEN; this is translated from the exons ATGGAACAATCCAGAGAAGCTAACTCTGAAACAA TGGAGCTGGTTCTTGTCACTCATGTCGTCGATGCCATCACATTCTGGGCTCAG AATGTGACTGAGGACAAGGCCTGTGAGAAGATGGATACAGTCCTCGCAGAACAGTGCCCTAATGCACAGAGAGTGAAAGGGAAGCCAAGTCCCCACAAG GTTTATGGTGCCTGCTACTCAGGAGACAGATGCTGGTACAGGTGCAAAGTGCAGAAGCAGATAGATGACACA TTTCACGTTGCTTATATTGATTATGGGAATGAGGAGGTGGTAGGGAGGTCAGATCTAGTTGAACTGCCAGAGGACTTGCAGTCAGCCGCACTTGCCAAAAGATACAAGTTCTGGGGCTTTCACTTGGCAAGTGAACAGGATTCACCACATTACTCCCAG GGGAAGTCCTTTCTTCAGAATCTGATATATGGAAAGAAGTTGCGCATTAACATGAAGTCCGAGTGCTTTGATGGAACGATCCTGGTTAAGGCATTTCAGGGCAATCTGGACATTGGTGAAGAAGTGTTAAAGTTTAAATTCGCAACAGTGACTCTTCCAGGCAACAGAGAGAGTCAGTCTCCCGCTAAAGCTCTCCAGAAGCAGACCGGACTGTGGTCTTCCAGGAGACTTCAGGGAGACTGTGATAGCACAGGCTCTTCAGGATATATGCCCAAGTTACGCCCCGTTTTCAAAAAGCCTCAAGTCTTAAA AGAGCAAAGCACCAACAAAACTGTAACAGCTGCCACTGTGCCAGAAGTAATGGCTGCCAATGTGCCAGAAGCAGAGAGGGAGCTGATAAACGAGAGCCAGCAGCCTAATGCAGAGATGGTCATCCAACAGCTGTGTAGTCAGGTCACTGAGCAAATGCCGAGTGAAGCCAAATCAGAGCTGCAG agGGCAAGAGAAGAGGTggaagagaaaatgaaggagTTAAACAAACTTGAGAAGGAGAAGAGTGACCTCCAGAATCATGCAGATCATCTacagcagcagctgaaggaAGCCAGATTGGAGCTGCAG AAAGCGAGTGAGGTGTGTCCAGGAAAAGACGAGTGCGTGGAAGTCAACATGGAATCAAGAGTATGTGAGAGGTTCTCTCAACTGGCTGAGAAAGTGGAAGCGGTGAGAAGAAACAG GGAAAGTAATAAGTGCACTACTGCAGAGGAATGTCTGTCTGAATCCATACCAGTGGTGGTCAACAACAGAATTGTCATGCCTCTTACATCAGAAACACTCGAGATGGCATGGGACGACTACAGACAGGCCTTAAAGCAGCTTAAAGAGTGTCAAAGT AAGGGGGAGTTGGAGGACCTGGTGAACAGCAGGAATCGGGCTCGCAGTGTTCTCCTAACTGCCATAGATGACTTCCTTCTGGTGGTGGGCAATCTGCCAATTACTGATCGCTTGAACACcctaaag GATGTCAGCTCATCACTGATGGCTGTGTTTGGTTCAGTCTCAACAGATGATGTTCAGGATCAGTTTTTAGAACAATTCTGTGAGTGGAGAACTCAAAAGCATCATAACTTCAGAAATGTGCGTCAGGCGACAGATAAGGCCCTCTGTGCTCTCAGTGACTGGGCAGCCAACACCAGCAAG TTTTTCTGCTTGACAGAGAAGACTGCTGTGACCCTGGAAGCTGTTGGTGCAGGAGTGGATGAGCTTCTGAAGCAGGCGGAGTCTGATGTGTGTGAGGAGCTGAACAGTAAATTCTTT GATCAAAATCCCGAGGACATGAAAATAATGTCTACTGCATGCCGTATAGTGATGCAGCGTATCCAAAAAGAGGAGCATCTACTTCGTGGCCTCAGAGAGATGTATGAAGATAACAAAAAG TTTAAGGAGGACATGGTGCAATGGCAGAACAGCTCACCTAAAGCAGATGAGCTCTTACACATAAAGAAACGCATCAAGAGCCTGCGTTCACAGTTGCGTTGGAAACTGGTAGAGGTGGGCTGCCTGGAAGAG GCTGATGACCTGGATCTGCCTGAGATTCTTAGGAAAAAGGAAGAGATTGCTGAAACAAGGAATGCTCTCTTTCAGCAAATTAGGCAAGAGAAAGAGCAATAT GTAAAACTCTGTGAGCTGGTTAAAGGAAACTTTCCTGAGCTTCTGCTGCTGTATCCTGAGGCAGACATCAGCAGTTACCTG CTCTCTGAGGGGCTGTTAATGAAGAGTTTGGATCGAGACATATTTGATGCTGAGCCAATGAGAGAGCTGAGTGGGCGCAGACCACTAGTGTGTACCGAGTTCCAGTGCCAGAAGGTGGTGCTCAAG GGCTACTCTGTGGATGAAGAGTCAGAAGTGAGGATGATTAAGCAGGCCGCGCAATATCACAAAGCTCAGAATCAGCATCCCTCCACTGCCATGCCTCTGCTGGGCCTGTTCTTCGGCAAG TCGGATCCTCTGGCCTACATCATGGTGCCTTACTACTCGAATGGGAGTCTGAAAGCTTTGCAGAAACTCAGCCCACTGACACCTTCT GAGATTAGGAGGGGGATGAGAGGAGTACTTCTTGGGCTACGGAGTCTGCATGAATCCTGCATTACACATGCCTCTCTGAATGCCAGCAACGTGTTTGTTCTCAACCGAGAGCAAGGCATCGTAGGGGATTTTGATTTCACAAAGACACCA GAGCAGAGGGCTGTGGACTGTGGCATGGTGGCTGGCTCTATCAGTCTGGTGGCTCCAGAGCTAAGACAGAGTGAGCCACCCTCTCCAGCCACGGACATGTACGCTTTCGGAGGCCTCATGCTCTGG ctTCATGCTCCTGACTGCACTGGAGATGTGGACAATGAGCATGGCCCAGGGTTGTCTGGATTACAGCTG GGTGTCAAAGTCCAAACTCTCCTCTCAAAGCTGCTGGTCTGTTCTGGAAGACTGTCAGCTGCTGAAGCACTGTGTGATGATTACTTCCTCTCacttgaaaactga
- the stk31 gene encoding serine/threonine kinase 31 isoform X1, with amino-acid sequence MFTSTLLHCMLTWAGEARDFMEQSREANSETMELVLVTHVVDAITFWAQNVTEDKACEKMDTVLAEQCPNAQRVKGKPSPHKVYGACYSGDRCWYRCKVQKQIDDTFHVAYIDYGNEEVVGRSDLVELPEDLQSAALAKRYKFWGFHLASEQDSPHYSQGKSFLQNLIYGKKLRINMKSECFDGTILVKAFQGNLDIGEEVLKFKFATVTLPGNRESQSPAKALQKQTGLWSSRRLQGDCDSTGSSGYMPKLRPVFKKPQVLKEQSTNKTVTAATVPEVMAANVPEAERELINESQQPNAEMVIQQLCSQVTEQMPSEAKSELQRAREEVEEKMKELNKLEKEKSDLQNHADHLQQQLKEARLELQKASEVCPGKDECVEVNMESRVCERFSQLAEKVEAVRRNRESNKCTTAEECLSESIPVVVNNRIVMPLTSETLEMAWDDYRQALKQLKECQSKGELEDLVNSRNRARSVLLTAIDDFLLVVGNLPITDRLNTLKDVSSSLMAVFGSVSTDDVQDQFLEQFCEWRTQKHHNFRNVRQATDKALCALSDWAANTSKFFCLTEKTAVTLEAVGAGVDELLKQAESDVCEELNSKFFDQNPEDMKIMSTACRIVMQRIQKEEHLLRGLREMYEDNKKFKEDMVQWQNSSPKADELLHIKKRIKSLRSQLRWKLVEVGCLEEADDLDLPEILRKKEEIAETRNALFQQIRQEKEQYVKLCELVKGNFPELLLLYPEADISSYLLSEGLLMKSLDRDIFDAEPMRELSGRRPLVCTEFQCQKVVLKGYSVDEESEVRMIKQAAQYHKAQNQHPSTAMPLLGLFFGKSDPLAYIMVPYYSNGSLKALQKLSPLTPSEIRRGMRGVLLGLRSLHESCITHASLNASNVFVLNREQGIVGDFDFTKTPEQRAVDCGMVAGSISLVAPELRQSEPPSPATDMYAFGGLMLWLHAPDCTGDVDNEHGPGLSGLQLGVKVQTLLSKLLVCSGRLSAAEALCDDYFLSLEN; translated from the exons ATGTTTACTAGCACTTTACTGCACTGCATGTTAACTTGGGCCGGGGAG GCGCGAGACTTTATGGAACAATCCAGAGAAGCTAACTCTGAAACAA TGGAGCTGGTTCTTGTCACTCATGTCGTCGATGCCATCACATTCTGGGCTCAG AATGTGACTGAGGACAAGGCCTGTGAGAAGATGGATACAGTCCTCGCAGAACAGTGCCCTAATGCACAGAGAGTGAAAGGGAAGCCAAGTCCCCACAAG GTTTATGGTGCCTGCTACTCAGGAGACAGATGCTGGTACAGGTGCAAAGTGCAGAAGCAGATAGATGACACA TTTCACGTTGCTTATATTGATTATGGGAATGAGGAGGTGGTAGGGAGGTCAGATCTAGTTGAACTGCCAGAGGACTTGCAGTCAGCCGCACTTGCCAAAAGATACAAGTTCTGGGGCTTTCACTTGGCAAGTGAACAGGATTCACCACATTACTCCCAG GGGAAGTCCTTTCTTCAGAATCTGATATATGGAAAGAAGTTGCGCATTAACATGAAGTCCGAGTGCTTTGATGGAACGATCCTGGTTAAGGCATTTCAGGGCAATCTGGACATTGGTGAAGAAGTGTTAAAGTTTAAATTCGCAACAGTGACTCTTCCAGGCAACAGAGAGAGTCAGTCTCCCGCTAAAGCTCTCCAGAAGCAGACCGGACTGTGGTCTTCCAGGAGACTTCAGGGAGACTGTGATAGCACAGGCTCTTCAGGATATATGCCCAAGTTACGCCCCGTTTTCAAAAAGCCTCAAGTCTTAAA AGAGCAAAGCACCAACAAAACTGTAACAGCTGCCACTGTGCCAGAAGTAATGGCTGCCAATGTGCCAGAAGCAGAGAGGGAGCTGATAAACGAGAGCCAGCAGCCTAATGCAGAGATGGTCATCCAACAGCTGTGTAGTCAGGTCACTGAGCAAATGCCGAGTGAAGCCAAATCAGAGCTGCAG agGGCAAGAGAAGAGGTggaagagaaaatgaaggagTTAAACAAACTTGAGAAGGAGAAGAGTGACCTCCAGAATCATGCAGATCATCTacagcagcagctgaaggaAGCCAGATTGGAGCTGCAG AAAGCGAGTGAGGTGTGTCCAGGAAAAGACGAGTGCGTGGAAGTCAACATGGAATCAAGAGTATGTGAGAGGTTCTCTCAACTGGCTGAGAAAGTGGAAGCGGTGAGAAGAAACAG GGAAAGTAATAAGTGCACTACTGCAGAGGAATGTCTGTCTGAATCCATACCAGTGGTGGTCAACAACAGAATTGTCATGCCTCTTACATCAGAAACACTCGAGATGGCATGGGACGACTACAGACAGGCCTTAAAGCAGCTTAAAGAGTGTCAAAGT AAGGGGGAGTTGGAGGACCTGGTGAACAGCAGGAATCGGGCTCGCAGTGTTCTCCTAACTGCCATAGATGACTTCCTTCTGGTGGTGGGCAATCTGCCAATTACTGATCGCTTGAACACcctaaag GATGTCAGCTCATCACTGATGGCTGTGTTTGGTTCAGTCTCAACAGATGATGTTCAGGATCAGTTTTTAGAACAATTCTGTGAGTGGAGAACTCAAAAGCATCATAACTTCAGAAATGTGCGTCAGGCGACAGATAAGGCCCTCTGTGCTCTCAGTGACTGGGCAGCCAACACCAGCAAG TTTTTCTGCTTGACAGAGAAGACTGCTGTGACCCTGGAAGCTGTTGGTGCAGGAGTGGATGAGCTTCTGAAGCAGGCGGAGTCTGATGTGTGTGAGGAGCTGAACAGTAAATTCTTT GATCAAAATCCCGAGGACATGAAAATAATGTCTACTGCATGCCGTATAGTGATGCAGCGTATCCAAAAAGAGGAGCATCTACTTCGTGGCCTCAGAGAGATGTATGAAGATAACAAAAAG TTTAAGGAGGACATGGTGCAATGGCAGAACAGCTCACCTAAAGCAGATGAGCTCTTACACATAAAGAAACGCATCAAGAGCCTGCGTTCACAGTTGCGTTGGAAACTGGTAGAGGTGGGCTGCCTGGAAGAG GCTGATGACCTGGATCTGCCTGAGATTCTTAGGAAAAAGGAAGAGATTGCTGAAACAAGGAATGCTCTCTTTCAGCAAATTAGGCAAGAGAAAGAGCAATAT GTAAAACTCTGTGAGCTGGTTAAAGGAAACTTTCCTGAGCTTCTGCTGCTGTATCCTGAGGCAGACATCAGCAGTTACCTG CTCTCTGAGGGGCTGTTAATGAAGAGTTTGGATCGAGACATATTTGATGCTGAGCCAATGAGAGAGCTGAGTGGGCGCAGACCACTAGTGTGTACCGAGTTCCAGTGCCAGAAGGTGGTGCTCAAG GGCTACTCTGTGGATGAAGAGTCAGAAGTGAGGATGATTAAGCAGGCCGCGCAATATCACAAAGCTCAGAATCAGCATCCCTCCACTGCCATGCCTCTGCTGGGCCTGTTCTTCGGCAAG TCGGATCCTCTGGCCTACATCATGGTGCCTTACTACTCGAATGGGAGTCTGAAAGCTTTGCAGAAACTCAGCCCACTGACACCTTCT GAGATTAGGAGGGGGATGAGAGGAGTACTTCTTGGGCTACGGAGTCTGCATGAATCCTGCATTACACATGCCTCTCTGAATGCCAGCAACGTGTTTGTTCTCAACCGAGAGCAAGGCATCGTAGGGGATTTTGATTTCACAAAGACACCA GAGCAGAGGGCTGTGGACTGTGGCATGGTGGCTGGCTCTATCAGTCTGGTGGCTCCAGAGCTAAGACAGAGTGAGCCACCCTCTCCAGCCACGGACATGTACGCTTTCGGAGGCCTCATGCTCTGG ctTCATGCTCCTGACTGCACTGGAGATGTGGACAATGAGCATGGCCCAGGGTTGTCTGGATTACAGCTG GGTGTCAAAGTCCAAACTCTCCTCTCAAAGCTGCTGGTCTGTTCTGGAAGACTGTCAGCTGCTGAAGCACTGTGTGATGATTACTTCCTCTCacttgaaaactga